One genomic segment of Rubripirellula amarantea includes these proteins:
- a CDS encoding sugar phosphate isomerase/epimerase family protein: MNTSTLRGQQLSVPEQIDVAADAGYDGIEPWIRDVRGFVEGGGKVSDLKKQLDDRKLKVVSAIGFANWIVDDDKARAAGLDEARRDMQLVRELGGNHIAAPPIGAHQPGLPQPSLPVIAQRYRALCEVGDEMAVYPQLELWGFSPTLHTLGELAYVSTAAAHAKACVLPDFYHIYKGGNDFESLGMIEASKMHCFHINDYPAEPGLDTIADKDRVFPGDGVCDLPNIIQRLVNNGFQGVFSLELFNPEYWKRDALEVATEGLNKSKAVVLKAIS; encoded by the coding sequence CTGAACACAAGCACTCTACGTGGCCAGCAACTTTCGGTGCCTGAGCAGATCGATGTTGCTGCGGACGCAGGTTACGACGGAATCGAACCGTGGATTCGTGATGTCCGCGGATTCGTCGAAGGTGGTGGCAAGGTTTCAGATTTGAAGAAGCAACTCGATGATCGCAAATTGAAGGTGGTTAGCGCGATAGGGTTTGCGAATTGGATTGTGGATGACGACAAGGCTCGCGCAGCGGGACTCGACGAGGCTCGTCGCGATATGCAATTGGTGCGAGAGCTTGGGGGGAACCATATCGCGGCTCCACCGATCGGCGCCCATCAACCAGGTCTGCCTCAACCATCGCTGCCGGTGATCGCCCAGCGGTATCGCGCCTTGTGCGAAGTGGGCGACGAGATGGCTGTGTATCCGCAATTGGAACTTTGGGGCTTTTCACCAACACTGCACACGTTGGGTGAACTTGCTTACGTTTCAACTGCGGCGGCCCACGCGAAAGCTTGTGTGCTGCCCGACTTCTATCACATCTACAAAGGCGGAAACGATTTTGAATCGTTAGGCATGATCGAAGCGTCCAAGATGCATTGCTTTCACATCAACGATTATCCAGCGGAACCGGGACTCGATACGATCGCCGATAAAGACCGGGTGTTTCCCGGCGATGGCGTTTGTGACTTGCCCAACATTATCCAGCGATTGGTCAACAACGGCTTTCAAGGCGTGTTCTCGTTGGAGCTGTTCAATCCCGAGTATTGGAAACGCGACGCGTTGGAAGTCGCCACCGAAGGATTGAATAAATCCAAAGCGGTGGTGCTTAAGGCAATTAGCTGA